One Ostrea edulis chromosome 2, xbOstEdul1.1, whole genome shotgun sequence genomic region harbors:
- the LOC125680700 gene encoding uncharacterized protein LOC125680700, producing the protein MWGFSSFSGGHPAMGNSWMGQRRNWKNKPVFTDEWEKMIEKGSSPKDIWEARYEEVNKINQDFSRRHDMKTERGKEAMSPDKNAAVEQTTLIFGKTYVQEMQGRWEKFQETGKPALEFWADEKTAFEKNRRFWRWGHHTHYRERCCRRKDKEESAMFKEFDF; encoded by the coding sequence atgtggGGATTTTCTTCATTTAGCGGCGGTCACCCTGCGATGGGTAATTCCTGGATGGGACAAAGAAGGAACTGGAAAAACAAACCAGTCTTTACGGATGAATGGGAAAAAATGATCGAAAAAGGTTCTTCTCCAAAAGATATTTGGGAAGCACGGTACGAGGAAgtgaataaaataaatcaagaCTTTTCAAGGAGGCACGACATGAAAACTGAACGCGGTAAAGAGGCCATGTCCCCCGATAAGAACGCTGCCGTAGAACAGACGACACTTATTTTCGGTAAAACGTATGTGCAGGAAATGCAGGGCCGTTGGGAAAAATTTCAAGAAACAGGAAAACCGGCCTTGGAATTCTGGGCGGACGAAAAGACTGCTTTTGAGAAGAACCGCCGTTTTTGGCGCTGGGGTCACCATACCCactacagagaaagatgttgcAGGAGGAAGGACAAAGAAGAGTCCGCCATGTTTAAAGAGTTTGACTTTTAG